A portion of the Candidatus Bathyarchaeota archaeon genome contains these proteins:
- a CDS encoding ABC transporter ATP-binding protein: MEDAPVLKVENLVKTYKLGAVEVNALRGVNLEVKKGEFVAVMGPSGSGKTTLLNLIGALDKPTKGKVYIDGKDITTMHGRALTKLRRHTIGFVFQFYNLIPVLTAYENIELPLLVAGVSGKDRKKRVKELLDLVGLTSRAKHRPDELSGGEQQRVAIARALANRPKLILADEPTGDLDSKTGREVILALRDLCKREGVSVLVITHDPIVAEMADRVLLIRDGQFIGEKTSLRSN; this comes from the coding sequence ATGGAAGATGCTCCAGTTCTTAAAGTTGAAAATCTTGTAAAAACATATAAACTTGGCGCAGTCGAAGTTAACGCCCTACGAGGTGTCAATTTAGAGGTTAAAAAAGGGGAATTCGTGGCTGTCATGGGTCCCTCTGGATCCGGTAAAACTACTCTTCTCAATCTCATTGGAGCTTTAGACAAGCCGACAAAGGGGAAAGTATACATCGATGGGAAAGACATCACTACCATGCACGGCCGAGCTTTGACAAAGCTGCGGAGACACACTATTGGATTTGTCTTTCAATTTTACAACTTAATTCCAGTTTTGACCGCATACGAAAACATTGAGTTACCCCTACTGGTTGCGGGAGTCTCAGGAAAAGACCGTAAAAAACGCGTCAAAGAACTGCTGGATTTAGTTGGATTGACTTCTAGAGCGAAACATCGCCCCGACGAACTTAGCGGAGGTGAACAACAGCGAGTTGCAATCGCCCGCGCACTAGCTAATCGCCCGAAATTAATACTTGCAGATGAGCCGACAGGGGATCTGGATTCTAAAACGGGTCGAGAAGTTATCTTAGCGTTGCGAGATCTTTGCAAACGTGAGGGGGTTAGTGTGCTTGTAATTACACATGATCCCATAGTAGCTGAAATGGCTGATCGTGTTCTTTTGATAAGAGATGGACAATTTATAGGTGAGAAAACTTCATTGCGTTCTAACTAG